The Bactrocera dorsalis isolate Fly_Bdor chromosome 3, ASM2337382v1, whole genome shotgun sequence genomic interval TCAGAAGGTGCTCTTTTGGACGGATTTGGATCAGCCGCGCGCTATTACGGTGGTACCTTCAAAGCGTCTACTCATTTGGACCGATTGGGGTGAGTATCCAAGAATAGAACGCGCCAGCATGGATGGTGATCCATTGACACGCATGACAATCGTGAAGGATAATATCTTTTGGCCAAACGGTTTGGCCGTTGATTTGAAGAATGATGTCGTTTACTGGGCGGATGGtcatttaaaatttatcgatGTCATGAAATTTGATGGCAGCAATCGTCGTACAGTTGTTGGTAACTTGGATTATCCGTATAGTGTAACATACTTCAACAATCGTCTGTTTTGGACCGATTGGTCTAAGGGCGGTTCACTAAATACTTTCGATATAAAAACACGCGAGTTGCGCGAGCTCATCGATACACCGGAAGCACCGATTACCTTGCGCACTTGGGATCCCTCGCTACAGCCGTTCGAAGATAACCCTTGCGTGCATAACAACGGCAATTGCTCACACATTTGTCTGCTTTCAACAAATGCAAAGGGTTATAGTTGCGCTTGTCCGACGGGTGTGCAATTGGAAACAGAAACAACTTGCGCAAATGGCTCACGTGAAATGTTATTCATCGTGCAACGCGGTCTGCTTAGCAAAATTTCTTTGGATATGCCGGACTTTACCGTATTTCCATTGCCATTGGGTAAAGTGCGGTATGCAATTGCAATCGACTATGATCCGGTGGAAGAGTACATTTATTGGTCGGATGTAGAGGCGTATGCGATACGTCGCGCACATCCAGACGGCACAGCCATACAAGATTTTGTGACGTCCGAAGTGCGCCATCCCGACGGTTTGGCGGTGGATTGGCTCGCGCGCAATCTTTACTGGACCGACACAGTTACAGATCGTGTAGAGGTATGTCGTTTGGACGGTACGGCGCGTAAAGTACTGATCTATGAAGATCTAGAAGAACCACGTGCCATTGCGCTGGCACCCTCGCTTGGTTGGATGTTCTGGAGTGATTGGAACGAAAAGAAACCCAAGGTTGAGCGTGCATCACTGGATGGTTCCGAACGTGTGGTGCTTGTATCCGAAGACCTTGGTTGGCCCAACGGTATAGCTTTGGATATTGAAGCGAAAACCATTTACTGGTGTGAtggcaaaaccgataaaatcgAAGTCGCCAATATGGATGGCTCTGATCGGCGTGTCGTCATAAGTGACAATCTGAAGCATTTGTTTGGCTTGAGTTTACTGGATGACTATCTTTACTGGACCGATTGGCAACGACGTGCCATCGATCGCGCACATAAAATTACCGGCAACAATCGTATCGTCGTCGTTGATCAATATCCAGACCTCATGGGACTGAAAGTATCGCGTTTACGTGACGTCAAGGGTTCGAACGCATGTGCGGTACGCAATGGCGGCTGCTCACAACTTTGCCTTAACCGGCCCAGTGACTACGTCTGCCGTTGTTCGATCGAATACGAGTTGGCGAACGATAAGAAGACATGCGTCATACCAGAAGCATATTTGCTTTTCTCGCGGCAAGAGCACATTGGACGCATTTCCATTGACAACAATGAAGGTAATCACAATGATGAAAAGATACCGTTTAAGGATGTGCGTGATACGTACGCTTTGGATGTGGATGTGGCGGACAGACGCATCTATTGGACGGATCAGAAgtcaaaatgtatttttcgcGCATTTCTGAATGGTTCTTTCGTACAACGTATTATTGATACTGGTCTGATATGTCCGGAGGGCATTGCGGTCGACTGGCTGGCGCATAACATTTACTGGACCGACTCGGAAGCGCGACGCATTGAAGTTGCACGTTTAGACGGCACCAGTCGCCGCGTGCTGCTTTGGAAGGGCGTCGAAGAACCGCGTTCGTTGGTATTGGAACCCAAACGCGGTTATATGTATTGGATCGAATCACCATCGGATTCGATTAGGCGTGCCGGCATGGATGGCTCTGAACTGCAAACAATTATATCGGGTGCGAATCATGCCACTGTACTCACATTGGATCCAGAAACACGGCGGCTCTACTGGGCGACACAATCGGGTCCAACAAAAATCGAATCTGCCGACTGGGATGGCAAAAAGCGTCAGGTACTGATCAACACCGATGTCGACGAACCCTGTGCGATGTCGCTATATCAAGATTATGTCTACTGGAGTGATTGGAATACGGGTGACATTGAACGCGTACACAAAATAACTGGACAAAATCGTAGTCTCGTGCACAGCGGCATGACTTATATACGTTCGCTGTTAATATTCTATCAAAATCGCCAGGTGGGCACCAATCCATGCACGATCAACAATGGCGGCTGCTCGCATTTGTGTTTAGCGCAACCGACACGTCGTGGCATGGTGTGCGCCTGCCCAACGCACTACACTTTGGCTAAGGATAATGTGTCTTGCCTGCCACCCAGAAACTACATCGTCTATAGTCAGCGTAATAGCTTCGGCCGGCTGTTGCCCAACACCAGCGATTGTCCGAATGTACCGCTGCCTGTGGTGGGAAAGAATATACGCGCCGTGGAATATGATCCAATTTCGCATAACATTTTTTGGGTGAGTTGAGTCGATTGGTCGCTTTAGCTAACACGTCTTCAATACTAATACCACTGAACGCTCGTATTCAACAGGTTGAGGGTCGCAGCCATAGCATTAAACGCTCACTCGCCAACAGCAGCTACATTAAGATCTTGGTAGGTTCGGGTGCGCAGCCTTTTGATATTGCCATTGATGTGATTGGTCGTCTGCTCTTCTGGTCCTGCTCGTACGCAAACACCATTAATGTAACGAGGTATGTGAGATCGTGAGATCGGAGAAGTTTAAAGTTCACATCTAATTTCTaatacttaataataataattttccacaGATTCGACGGCGATTCAATAGGCGTAATCGATACTGGCGACTCGGAGAAACCGCGCAATATTGCCGTACACGCCATGCGGCGTCTACTCTTTTGGACCGATGTGGGCAGTCAGCAAGCCATCATACGTTCGCGCATTGATGGCGCTGAGCGTGTAGTGCTCGCCTTTAAGTTGGAAGGCGTCACAGCACTGGCGGTGGATCAGCAAAGCGATATGGTCTACTATGCGCATGGCAAGCGCATCGACTCCATGGACATAAATGGCAAAAATAAGTAAGTTGACACAACGAAATTAGCACATAACGGTATATTTTATAAGCTTCTTCACCTCTCGcgtttgttttagaaaaattctgGTTTCCACGCAAATCTCGCAAGTCATCTCGCTAGCCGCACTGCAGGGTTTCGTCTATTGGTTGGATGATAAGACCGGCGTGGAGCGtataaccgtcaatggtgatGGTCGTCGACCGGAAATACAACGTCTGCCACAAATTACCGATATTGTCGCCGTTTGGACGCCAGAGTCGAAACTGTTTCGCAATCATACCTGTCTACACAGTCGCACCAAATGCTCACACATATGTATCGCTTCATCAGAGGGACGCGCGCGTGATATTTGCTCTTGTCCGAAGAGTCTCATGTTGCTCGAGGATAGACAGAACTGCGGCGCTTTGCCCGCCTGTGGCCCCGATCATTTCACTTGTGCGGCGCCCGTCAAGGGTGATGGCTCCAGCAGTGATACGAATAAGGATTGCATACCAGCCTCGTGGCGCTGTGATGGCCAAAGCGATTGTCCGGATAAATCCGATGAGGTTGGCTGTCCCACATGTCGACCGGATTTATTCAGTTGCCAGTCGGGCGAATGTATCGATAAAGATCTAGTTTGCGATGGCACTACAAATTGTGCGAATGGACATGATGAGGCGGACTGCTGCAAGCGGCCGGGCGAGTTTCAATGCCCCAGCAATAAGGTAAGTTGCTGCTATTTCCATATTTGCACGAAGTG includes:
- the LOC105225090 gene encoding low-density lipoprotein receptor-related protein 6; translation: MATEPFLTAVRTTKTTTTTQTRNSKDIAHTTRIQQIKTHEKSKTKTKVSLSNVTVAANNVQHCGCSPHTNLQLLQSGKVKNVNESANRCPQRRWHTAVVSSCCCCLGILQHRNSGLSVSRLLFLTLLITCFVGDSLQIKNGHISPALSTASSTAISSFSSSSALPSSASASSFMPSTLLFTTYHDIQVANITRPTGSPQIEVIVKDLTETMAIDFYYARNLICWADCGREVIECINVNTSVPLVKAPKQTVISAGLDKPEGLAIDWYTDKLYWTDGERNRIEVATLDGKYQKVLFWTDLDQPRAITVVPSKRLLIWTDWGEYPRIERASMDGDPLTRMTIVKDNIFWPNGLAVDLKNDVVYWADGHLKFIDVMKFDGSNRRTVVGNLDYPYSVTYFNNRLFWTDWSKGGSLNTFDIKTRELRELIDTPEAPITLRTWDPSLQPFEDNPCVHNNGNCSHICLLSTNAKGYSCACPTGVQLETETTCANGSREMLFIVQRGLLSKISLDMPDFTVFPLPLGKVRYAIAIDYDPVEEYIYWSDVEAYAIRRAHPDGTAIQDFVTSEVRHPDGLAVDWLARNLYWTDTVTDRVEVCRLDGTARKVLIYEDLEEPRAIALAPSLGWMFWSDWNEKKPKVERASLDGSERVVLVSEDLGWPNGIALDIEAKTIYWCDGKTDKIEVANMDGSDRRVVISDNLKHLFGLSLLDDYLYWTDWQRRAIDRAHKITGNNRIVVVDQYPDLMGLKVSRLRDVKGSNACAVRNGGCSQLCLNRPSDYVCRCSIEYELANDKKTCVIPEAYLLFSRQEHIGRISIDNNEGNHNDEKIPFKDVRDTYALDVDVADRRIYWTDQKSKCIFRAFLNGSFVQRIIDTGLICPEGIAVDWLAHNIYWTDSEARRIEVARLDGTSRRVLLWKGVEEPRSLVLEPKRGYMYWIESPSDSIRRAGMDGSELQTIISGANHATVLTLDPETRRLYWATQSGPTKIESADWDGKKRQVLINTDVDEPCAMSLYQDYVYWSDWNTGDIERVHKITGQNRSLVHSGMTYIRSLLIFYQNRQVGTNPCTINNGGCSHLCLAQPTRRGMVCACPTHYTLAKDNVSCLPPRNYIVYSQRNSFGRLLPNTSDCPNVPLPVVGKNIRAVEYDPISHNIFWVEGRSHSIKRSLANSSYIKILVGSGAQPFDIAIDVIGRLLFWSCSYANTINVTRFDGDSIGVIDTGDSEKPRNIAVHAMRRLLFWTDVGSQQAIIRSRIDGAERVVLAFKLEGVTALAVDQQSDMVYYAHGKRIDSMDINGKNKKILVSTQISQVISLAALQGFVYWLDDKTGVERITVNGDGRRPEIQRLPQITDIVAVWTPESKLFRNHTCLHSRTKCSHICIASSEGRARDICSCPKSLMLLEDRQNCGALPACGPDHFTCAAPVKGDGSSSDTNKDCIPASWRCDGQSDCPDKSDEVGCPTCRPDLFSCQSGECIDKDLVCDGTTNCANGHDEADCCKRPGEFQCPSNKVCISATLVCDGWENCADGADESAEMCLQPNTRAMAPASDKKAFMILIFATIVIIFSIVYLLQVCRTRIGKSRNEPKDDQASDPLSPSTLSKSQRVSKIASVADAMRMSTLNSRNSINSYDRNHITGASSSTTNGSSMGAYPINPPPSPATRSRRPYRHYRIINQPPPPTPCSTDICDESDSNYTSKSNSNNSNGATKISSSSAVICMQYQYDSEPYPPPPTPRSHYHSDVRIVPESSCPPSPSSRSSTYFSPLPPPPSPVQSPSRGFT